The Flavobacterium faecale genome has a segment encoding these proteins:
- a CDS encoding AraC family transcriptional regulator yields MKNIPNISFQSVEKSKDFECLNLADLFARMPDIVDHNPTQPHRISFFALLLVTKGLGTHQIDLKEYDLKAGTVLKIAKGQVHAFQKNAKYEGYLIIFTENFVVSHFSKSSINMISHLYNYHISSPIFSNEAGNRIFLDQLIVEVKNENQYAKENIVAALLNLYLLRLERQFNNTLENNNSNHYAIFIQFKNLVEDHYTSTRNVKDYANKLFISTKHLNQVVKEFTLNTAKHFIDDFVILETKRAMVSSNNSLKEIAFAVGFDEVTNFTKFFKKHTNLTPKEFKAL; encoded by the coding sequence TTGAAAAACATTCCCAATATATCATTTCAAAGTGTCGAGAAATCAAAAGATTTTGAGTGTTTGAATTTGGCGGACTTATTCGCCAGAATGCCAGACATAGTAGATCACAATCCTACGCAACCGCATCGCATATCTTTTTTTGCTTTATTATTAGTAACCAAAGGATTGGGTACCCATCAAATAGATTTAAAAGAATACGATTTAAAAGCAGGAACAGTGCTTAAAATTGCCAAAGGACAAGTACATGCTTTTCAGAAAAACGCAAAATATGAGGGCTATTTGATCATTTTTACCGAAAATTTTGTGGTGAGTCACTTTTCGAAATCTTCGATAAATATGATTTCGCATTTGTACAATTACCATATTTCGTCGCCTATATTTAGTAATGAAGCGGGAAATAGAATCTTTTTGGACCAATTAATCGTAGAGGTAAAAAACGAAAACCAGTACGCCAAAGAAAACATAGTTGCTGCTTTACTCAACTTATACTTATTGCGATTGGAACGGCAGTTTAATAACACCTTAGAAAACAACAATTCGAACCATTACGCTATTTTTATTCAGTTCAAAAACTTGGTTGAAGACCATTATACAAGCACTCGCAACGTAAAAGACTACGCCAATAAATTGTTTATTTCGACCAAACATTTAAACCAAGTAGTCAAAGAATTCACTTTGAACACCGCTAAACATTTCATAGACGATTTTGTGATTCTCGAAACCAAAAGAGCGATGGTGAGTTCGAATAATAGCCTTAAAGAAATTGCCTTTGCAGTTGGTTTTGACGAGGTAACCAATTTTACCAAATTTTTTAAAAAACATACCAATCTCACTCCCAAAGAGTTTAAAGCTTTGTAG
- a CDS encoding Crp/Fnr family transcriptional regulator — translation MEEYLQKFNLFTSQEITHFLALCEYKTIKKNDFFLQQDEICDNLSYVVSGIFRSFYYSNADDQITYCFTFQNSLLMAYSSFISGNKSQENLQAISDSEIISIPKKKLEELAKSNTKWLEFLKIIAEKEYVDLESWIFNHQKDKAQQRYLDLLNKQPKLIQEIPLQHIASYLGITQRHLSRIRANITY, via the coding sequence ATGGAAGAGTATCTACAAAAATTTAATCTATTTACCAGTCAAGAAATCACCCACTTCTTAGCTCTTTGTGAATACAAAACGATAAAAAAGAATGATTTTTTCTTGCAACAAGACGAAATTTGCGACAATCTATCTTATGTGGTTTCGGGAATTTTTCGGTCTTTTTATTATTCGAATGCTGACGACCAAATTACCTATTGCTTTACTTTTCAAAATAGTTTACTAATGGCGTACTCGTCATTTATATCTGGAAACAAATCTCAGGAAAACTTGCAAGCTATTTCCGATTCTGAGATTATTTCGATCCCAAAAAAGAAGTTGGAAGAGTTAGCCAAGTCAAATACCAAATGGTTGGAGTTTTTAAAAATCATTGCAGAAAAAGAGTATGTTGATCTTGAGAGTTGGATTTTCAACCATCAAAAAGATAAGGCACAGCAACGTTACTTAGATTTATTGAACAAGCAACCCAAACTGATACAAGAAATACCTTTGCAACACATTGCTTCCTATTTAGGAATTACCCAAAGGCATCTAAGCCGCATTAGGGCCAATATTACTTATTAG
- a CDS encoding short chain dehydrogenase encodes MKTIILIGANGKMGQAALSGLGKHKVITAGRSAADYDFQVDITSEESLRKLYKEVGHFDAVVNTVGVCEYANFTEMTEEQWMTTIMSKMMGQINLVRIGQEYIADKGSFTLITGILNTKPIPFAIADATTSGAIDTFVKCVAFEMPRGIRINSINPTVLEEAWDVYGEMMPGFEPVPGRLVGKAFERSVDGFITGQVLFVDAY; translated from the coding sequence ATGAAAACGATAATCTTAATAGGAGCAAACGGAAAAATGGGTCAAGCAGCATTAAGCGGCTTAGGAAAACACAAAGTAATCACTGCAGGACGTTCGGCTGCTGATTACGATTTTCAAGTAGACATCACAAGTGAGGAATCTTTAAGAAAGTTATACAAAGAGGTTGGACATTTTGACGCCGTAGTAAATACTGTTGGAGTTTGTGAATATGCTAATTTCACTGAAATGACCGAAGAACAATGGATGACTACCATTATGAGTAAAATGATGGGGCAAATTAATCTTGTACGTATTGGTCAAGAATACATTGCTGATAAAGGTTCGTTCACGCTAATTACAGGGATTTTAAATACAAAACCAATTCCGTTTGCAATTGCCGATGCAACTACAAGTGGCGCAATAGATACGTTTGTTAAATGTGTAGCTTTTGAAATGCCTCGCGGTATTCGTATCAACTCTATAAATCCAACGGTTTTAGAAGAAGCTTGGGATGTTTATGGTGAAATGATGCCTGGATTTGAACCTGTTCCTGGTAGATTAGTAGGGAAAGCTTTTGAGCGTTCAGTTGATGGTTTCATCACTGGTCAAGTACTTTTTGTTGATGCTTATTAA
- a CDS encoding helix-turn-helix domain-containing protein — MENKKEESKSTFFKIKTISQLHDVLEYEKPCHPLITVLDLSKVAFTDEVVHKKVTVPFYNITLKTKTSNAFKYGRDYFDFTEGALFGVGPDQVIEIDYISEKGEMEGWSLYFHPDIIRGSGLMEKLTDYGFFGYDTNEALHISDKEKQTLNGIVLKIQEEYSANLDEFSQDVLVSNIELLFNYIKRFYNRQFLTRKSQNTTVLSQFNGLLKSYFESEDIRLNGLPKVHYFAEKLHLSDSYLSDLLKKETGKNTQDHIHFYMIEKAKNLLINTNNSVSEIAFNLGFEYPQYFSRLFKSKTGQTPVAYRKQLN, encoded by the coding sequence ATGGAAAACAAAAAGGAAGAAAGTAAAAGCACATTTTTTAAGATTAAAACGATTAGTCAATTGCATGATGTTTTAGAATATGAAAAACCATGTCATCCTTTAATTACTGTTTTAGATTTGTCCAAAGTTGCTTTTACTGATGAAGTGGTGCATAAAAAAGTGACTGTCCCTTTTTATAATATTACTTTAAAAACAAAAACTTCGAACGCATTTAAGTACGGTCGAGACTATTTTGACTTTACCGAAGGAGCACTATTTGGAGTAGGACCAGATCAAGTAATTGAGATCGATTATATATCCGAGAAAGGCGAAATGGAAGGCTGGTCACTTTATTTTCATCCGGATATAATACGTGGTTCTGGATTAATGGAAAAATTGACAGACTATGGTTTTTTTGGCTATGACACCAACGAAGCGCTTCATATTTCGGATAAAGAAAAGCAAACGCTAAATGGTATTGTTCTAAAAATCCAAGAAGAGTATAGCGCAAACCTAGATGAGTTTAGTCAAGATGTTTTGGTTTCGAATATCGAACTGTTATTCAATTATATAAAACGTTTTTACAACAGGCAGTTTTTGACTCGAAAGTCCCAAAACACAACGGTTCTTAGTCAGTTCAATGGTTTACTAAAGAGCTATTTTGAGTCGGAAGACATTCGTTTGAATGGCTTGCCTAAGGTGCATTATTTTGCCGAAAAACTGCATCTTTCAGACAGTTATTTGAGTGATTTATTGAAAAAGGAAACCGGTAAAAATACGCAAGACCATATTCATTTTTATATGATCGAAAAGGCTAAAAATTTATTGATTAATACGAATAATTCCGTTTCGGAGATAGCATTTAATTTAGGTTTCGAATATCCGCAATACTTTAGCCGATTATTCAAAAGCAAAACAGGACAAACTCCTGTGGCGTATCGCAAGCAGTTGAATTGA
- a CDS encoding haloalkane dehalogenase has product MTNKKQISAAFPFESKFQEVLDSKMHYVDEGDKNSEHTFLLIHGNPTSSYLWRNIIPYVSALGRVVVPDLIGMGKSDKPDIDYTLKDHIAYLDAFVEKLGLKNVILVIQDWGSGLGFNYANQHRENVKGIVFFEAMVQVSYWKNTTKETEALFKKFRDPVEGHDMIVKNNFFIEAMLPMMAGRELTQEEMDHYRAPYLEEKSRKPLFMWPSQISFDGVPKFTTDIINSYNEYHKNSDVPKLLFYAEPGLIINRELGEHIAATWKNITAVDLGEGKHYLQESHPHEIGEGIVDWYKKTLNK; this is encoded by the coding sequence ATGACAAACAAAAAACAGATATCAGCAGCGTTTCCTTTTGAGTCTAAATTTCAAGAAGTATTAGATTCTAAAATGCATTATGTAGATGAAGGAGATAAAAATTCAGAACATACTTTTTTACTAATACACGGTAATCCTACATCAAGTTATTTATGGCGTAATATTATTCCGTATGTAAGTGCCTTAGGTCGTGTAGTTGTTCCAGATCTTATTGGAATGGGTAAATCTGACAAGCCAGATATAGACTATACATTAAAAGATCATATTGCTTATTTAGATGCATTTGTTGAAAAGTTAGGGCTAAAAAACGTCATTCTAGTAATACAAGATTGGGGTTCTGGTTTAGGTTTCAATTATGCCAATCAGCATAGAGAAAATGTAAAAGGAATTGTGTTTTTTGAAGCTATGGTTCAAGTTTCTTATTGGAAAAATACGACTAAAGAGACCGAAGCACTATTCAAAAAATTTCGTGACCCTGTAGAAGGACATGATATGATCGTTAAAAACAACTTCTTTATTGAAGCTATGCTACCCATGATGGCGGGCAGAGAATTAACTCAAGAAGAAATGGACCATTATCGAGCGCCTTATTTGGAAGAAAAGAGCCGTAAACCACTGTTTATGTGGCCTAGTCAAATTTCGTTTGATGGTGTTCCAAAATTCACTACAGACATTATTAATTCATACAATGAATACCACAAAAATTCTGACGTTCCTAAGTTGTTATTCTATGCAGAACCAGGTCTCATAATTAATCGAGAATTAGGTGAGCATATAGCTGCAACTTGGAAAAATATTACGGCAGTAGATTTAGGTGAAGGAAAGCATTATCTACAAGAATCGCATCCACACGAAATTGGAGAAGGTATTGTAGATTGGTATAAAAAAACACTAAATAAATAA
- a CDS encoding DNA alkylation repair protein yields MQNYLQEIETNTSKAGETVPLQRKAFNAGFSFSLLTFSEQLEIWDYIWTNTKVYRTEMFCLYFLEEHIRNKEEMFASWSTIKVWQDKINRWETSDSISKIYAQLVEYDAELILPTYKKWNTSRNPWHRRQSIVGLLYYSAHRKHYLPFQVLIDLVVPLISDNAYYVEKGVGWTLREIGNIYPKEQEEFLFENATKICAYGYSAGTEKWDKTKREKLKQIRKVGRVLNRKSSI; encoded by the coding sequence ATGCAAAACTACCTTCAAGAAATAGAAACAAACACTTCTAAAGCAGGTGAAACCGTTCCTTTACAAAGGAAAGCTTTTAATGCCGGCTTTAGTTTTAGCCTTTTAACTTTTAGTGAACAACTAGAGATATGGGATTATATCTGGACGAACACAAAAGTGTATAGAACAGAAATGTTTTGTTTGTATTTCTTGGAGGAGCATATTAGAAACAAAGAAGAAATGTTTGCTTCTTGGTCGACGATTAAAGTATGGCAAGACAAAATTAATCGTTGGGAAACAAGTGATAGTATTTCAAAAATATACGCGCAATTAGTAGAATATGATGCAGAACTAATTTTGCCAACGTATAAAAAATGGAATACTTCTAGAAACCCATGGCATAGAAGACAAAGCATAGTAGGTTTACTTTATTATAGCGCACATAGAAAACACTATTTACCTTTTCAAGTACTTATAGATTTGGTAGTACCTTTAATTTCTGACAACGCTTATTATGTAGAGAAAGGAGTAGGTTGGACACTTAGAGAAATAGGAAATATATATCCTAAAGAGCAGGAAGAATTTCTATTTGAAAATGCAACTAAAATTTGTGCTTATGGATATAGTGCAGGTACAGAAAAATGGGATAAAACAAAACGGGAAAAACTGAAGCAAATTAGAAAAGTGGGAAGAGTTTTAAACCGCAAAAGTTCAATTTAA
- a CDS encoding SDR family oxidoreductase, which produces MKKTLVIGASGQIGKILVEKLLQEENSVVALVRNEQKGQELKKLGAEIVVGDLENDFEHAFKDCDKVVFSAGSGGNTGYDKTLLIDLWAAKKAVDYAIKNDIQHFIMVSGLGAGDPNEFVSDLKPYLVAKYFADYYLLESGLAYTILQPGSLINEKATGLIRTTRSENFKELVIPREDVANVIAYCLENNDTKGKTVELFSGKESIQESLS; this is translated from the coding sequence ATGAAAAAAACCTTAGTTATAGGAGCAAGTGGGCAAATAGGAAAAATACTTGTTGAAAAATTGCTCCAAGAAGAAAATTCTGTAGTTGCCTTGGTTCGTAATGAACAGAAAGGGCAAGAACTTAAAAAACTAGGTGCAGAAATTGTAGTTGGAGACCTTGAAAACGATTTTGAACACGCTTTTAAAGATTGCGATAAAGTAGTATTTAGTGCTGGTTCTGGAGGTAATACAGGTTACGATAAAACACTTTTAATAGATCTATGGGCAGCCAAAAAGGCTGTTGATTATGCTATAAAAAATGATATACAGCATTTTATTATGGTAAGTGGTCTGGGTGCTGGTGATCCTAACGAGTTTGTATCTGACTTAAAACCATATTTAGTAGCGAAGTATTTTGCCGATTATTATTTATTAGAAAGTGGTTTAGCGTATACGATTTTACAACCTGGTAGTTTAATCAATGAAAAAGCAACGGGTTTAATTAGAACTACAAGATCTGAAAATTTTAAAGAGCTAGTCATTCCTAGAGAAGATGTCGCTAATGTAATTGCGTATTGTCTAGAAAATAACGACACAAAAGGCAAAACAGTTGAGTTATTTAGTGGAAAAGAGTCTATTCAAGAATCTTTAAGTTAA
- a CDS encoding SDR family oxidoreductase, with the protein MKNNIEGKVVVITGGSSGLGEATARYLAEKGAQIVLGARRIEKLEKIAKDIRKSGGAIEVLKTDVTKANEVKALVKKAIDSFGKIDVMINNAGIMPLAPLAALKVDEWDSMIDVNIKGVLYGIAAALPEFQKQKSGHFINLASVAGLNVSPGGAVYSSGTKFAVRAISEGLRKEVGKDIRTTILTPGLIDSELQLGSSDEATSQFVQQVYKDAIPAISIAKAVAYVIEQPDDVDINELVIRPTVQEF; encoded by the coding sequence ATGAAAAATAATATAGAAGGTAAAGTAGTAGTAATTACAGGCGGAAGTAGTGGATTAGGAGAAGCTACAGCACGTTATTTAGCTGAAAAAGGAGCCCAAATAGTTTTAGGCGCTCGAAGAATTGAAAAATTAGAAAAGATAGCGAAGGATATCAGAAAAAGTGGAGGAGCAATTGAAGTTTTAAAAACAGACGTTACCAAAGCTAATGAGGTAAAGGCATTAGTTAAAAAGGCAATTGACAGTTTTGGTAAAATAGATGTAATGATAAATAATGCAGGCATTATGCCATTAGCACCATTAGCTGCACTTAAAGTAGACGAATGGGATAGCATGATTGACGTAAATATCAAAGGGGTGTTATACGGAATTGCTGCAGCATTACCAGAATTTCAGAAACAAAAATCAGGTCATTTTATAAATCTTGCATCCGTAGCCGGATTAAATGTGAGCCCAGGTGGAGCTGTGTATAGTAGTGGGACTAAATTTGCAGTAAGAGCTATTAGTGAAGGCTTACGAAAAGAAGTAGGTAAGGACATTAGAACCACCATACTTACACCAGGTTTAATTGATTCTGAATTGCAACTAGGAAGCTCAGACGAGGCTACTTCTCAGTTTGTACAACAAGTATATAAAGATGCTATTCCTGCTATTTCTATTGCTAAAGCTGTCGCTTATGTTATTGAGCAACCTGATGATGTAGATATTAATGAGTTGGTAATTCGTCCTACAGTACAGGAATTTTAA
- a CDS encoding NAD-dependent epimerase/dehydratase family protein, producing the protein MKVIITGTTGMVGRGVLIECLESPNVQEVLVINRSSLQMQHPKLKEVIHKNFFDFKAIKDLLQGYDACFHCMGVSSIGMKEEEYHRFTYGITEALAKTLYTINPQMVFNYVSGEGTDSTEKGKLMWARVKGKTENMILNMGFKDAYMFRLQLIIPLKGIKSKTSWVNAFYFIARPFFGLLEKKKNNTTSANVGLAMINSVLFGTDNKLLENEQVNKLAKKYKIK; encoded by the coding sequence ATGAAAGTAATTATAACAGGAACCACGGGTATGGTGGGACGAGGCGTTTTAATAGAATGTTTAGAATCTCCAAATGTTCAAGAAGTATTGGTCATAAACCGAAGCTCTTTGCAAATGCAGCATCCAAAATTGAAAGAAGTTATTCATAAAAACTTCTTCGATTTCAAAGCTATTAAGGATCTATTGCAAGGGTATGATGCTTGTTTTCACTGCATGGGAGTTTCCTCAATTGGAATGAAAGAGGAAGAATATCATCGTTTTACCTACGGAATAACGGAAGCATTGGCTAAAACGCTTTATACTATAAATCCACAAATGGTATTTAACTATGTATCTGGTGAAGGCACTGATAGTACCGAAAAAGGAAAATTGATGTGGGCCCGTGTAAAAGGTAAAACCGAGAATATGATTTTGAATATGGGCTTTAAAGATGCTTATATGTTTCGACTTCAATTAATTATTCCTTTGAAAGGCATAAAATCAAAAACATCTTGGGTAAATGCATTCTATTTTATCGCTCGTCCGTTTTTTGGACTTTTAGAAAAAAAGAAAAATAACACCACAAGTGCCAACGTTGGTCTCGCTATGATTAATAGCGTTCTTTTTGGAACCGACAACAAACTTTTAGAAAATGAACAGGTTAATAAATTAGCAAAAAAGTATAAAATAAAATGA
- a CDS encoding TfoX/Sxy family protein, producing the protein MAASTDYLDFILDQLSNWKTIHYKRMFGCIGLYADDLMFGIVSKELLYFKVDESNKADYLAAGSEALKLFKNNSVVASFYEVPIEILEDANQVIAWAKVSLEIQKSKDKK; encoded by the coding sequence ATGGCTGCTTCAACTGATTATTTAGACTTTATTTTGGATCAATTGTCCAATTGGAAAACGATTCATTACAAACGAATGTTCGGTTGTATAGGTCTGTATGCAGACGACTTGATGTTCGGAATTGTTTCAAAAGAACTACTCTATTTCAAAGTAGATGAAAGCAATAAAGCGGACTATCTAGCAGCTGGTTCTGAAGCTTTAAAACTTTTTAAAAATAACAGTGTGGTCGCTTCTTTTTATGAAGTTCCTATCGAAATTCTGGAAGATGCTAACCAAGTTATTGCTTGGGCTAAAGTCTCTTTAGAAATTCAAAAAAGTAAAGATAAGAAATGA
- a CDS encoding alpha/beta fold hydrolase: MENKINTQIPDPVIFNRDRNNKKQRPFIVDKTEYPFQSNWFERDGVSMHYIDEGEGIPIVLTHGNPDWSFLNRNIIKELSGEARVIAYDLPGFGFSDTPANYGFTPQEHAQWISALLFEHLKLDKFIIVVQDWGGPTGLSVATSNPDKVLGVVISNTWAWKAEGKMVEFSMYMRTPEMQTKIIDENFFATTLMQGSINSKSSSNKAITDAYSMAFPTKESRKGTAVFPAEITLAADWLEDLESKLNTLQDKPVEFIFGLKDDTVASQDIQDKWRAIFPKAPVQLLPEAGHFTQEDSPESFVFSLRRILKNIN; the protein is encoded by the coding sequence ATGGAAAACAAAATAAACACTCAAATACCTGATCCGGTAATTTTCAATAGAGATAGAAACAACAAAAAGCAGCGACCTTTTATAGTAGATAAAACGGAATATCCTTTTCAAAGTAATTGGTTCGAAAGAGACGGAGTTTCTATGCATTATATTGATGAAGGCGAAGGAATTCCGATTGTATTGACGCACGGAAACCCAGATTGGTCTTTTTTGAATCGAAATATTATTAAAGAACTTTCTGGTGAAGCTAGAGTAATCGCTTATGATTTACCTGGTTTTGGTTTTTCGGACACACCAGCAAATTATGGTTTTACGCCACAAGAGCATGCACAATGGATTAGTGCTCTTCTTTTTGAACATTTAAAACTAGATAAGTTTATTATTGTTGTTCAAGATTGGGGAGGTCCAACAGGTTTATCTGTTGCTACTAGTAATCCTGATAAAGTGTTGGGAGTTGTGATAAGCAATACTTGGGCTTGGAAAGCGGAAGGTAAAATGGTCGAATTCTCCATGTACATGAGAACGCCAGAAATGCAAACAAAAATTATAGACGAAAACTTTTTTGCAACTACATTAATGCAAGGCTCTATTAATTCCAAATCAAGCAGTAACAAAGCCATTACAGATGCATATTCAATGGCTTTTCCAACCAAAGAGTCTAGAAAAGGAACCGCTGTTTTTCCGGCAGAAATTACCTTGGCAGCTGATTGGTTAGAAGATTTAGAAAGCAAGCTAAATACACTTCAAGACAAACCTGTTGAATTTATTTTCGGATTAAAAGATGATACAGTTGCTTCACAAGATATTCAAGATAAATGGCGTGCTATTTTTCCTAAAGCACCAGTGCAATTGTTACCTGAAGCAGGTCATTTTACACAAGAAGACAGTCCCGAGAGTTTTGTTTTTTCATTGAGGAGAATTCTAAAAAATATAAACTAG
- a CDS encoding putative quinol monooxygenase, with the protein MKSTIVKFTAKPEHAPSFAATLKEAQAATQKEAGNHEIKVFVSKADSNVFFVYERWADKAAIESHDKEPHTQKLMQIGQTALATAPDFYFLGDTNPLPDRSKSANADDELFIIFFIFKFDPNYRKQILAQFEDHITNTRKEEEGNILFDLYTVDGQEDTLAVYEHWRKESDVWDIHFHQPYAMKTGKLLEDTVDGDLKQYMNFVTEI; encoded by the coding sequence ATGAAAAGCACCATAGTAAAATTCACCGCAAAACCAGAACACGCACCTAGTTTTGCAGCAACTTTAAAAGAAGCGCAAGCGGCAACACAAAAAGAAGCTGGAAATCACGAAATTAAAGTTTTTGTATCGAAAGCTGATTCCAATGTGTTTTTTGTGTACGAACGTTGGGCAGACAAAGCAGCCATCGAATCTCACGATAAAGAGCCTCATACGCAAAAGTTAATGCAAATAGGCCAAACAGCCTTGGCAACGGCACCCGATTTTTATTTTTTAGGAGATACCAATCCGTTACCAGATCGTTCTAAATCTGCAAATGCAGATGACGAACTGTTCATCATTTTCTTCATCTTTAAGTTCGATCCAAATTATAGAAAGCAAATTTTAGCCCAATTTGAAGATCATATTACCAACACTCGAAAAGAGGAAGAAGGAAACATCCTGTTCGATTTATACACTGTTGACGGGCAAGAAGATACCTTGGCTGTTTATGAACATTGGAGAAAAGAATCTGATGTTTGGGATATTCATTTTCATCAACCGTACGCCATGAAAACAGGAAAATTGTTGGAAGACACTGTAGATGGAGATTTAAAACAATACATGAATTTTGTAACAGAAATATAA
- the nfsB gene encoding oxygen-insensitive NAD(P)H nitroreductase, with translation MNLTTILNNRYSVKEFDATKKISEADFQQVKDVLRLSPSSVNLQPWHFLIADTAAGKERIAKGTQGFFHFNTPKVLDASHVIVIAARTNADDAYMNSILEQEDKDGRFAAQQFKDQMHGGRMLFADIHKYDLKDLPHWMEKQVYLNMGSLLLGVAALGIDACPMEGVDVKALDEEFGLREKGYTALAVVSLGYRKDTDFNASLPKSRFSEEEVITIL, from the coding sequence ATGAACTTAACTACAATTTTAAACAACCGTTACTCTGTAAAAGAATTTGATGCAACTAAAAAGATCTCAGAGGCAGATTTCCAACAAGTAAAAGATGTATTGCGTTTGAGTCCTTCAAGTGTAAACTTACAACCTTGGCATTTTTTAATTGCAGACACTGCAGCAGGAAAAGAACGTATTGCAAAAGGAACACAAGGTTTCTTTCATTTTAATACACCAAAGGTTTTAGATGCCTCTCATGTAATTGTTATTGCAGCGCGAACAAATGCCGATGATGCCTATATGAATAGCATTTTAGAGCAAGAAGATAAAGACGGTCGTTTTGCGGCTCAACAATTTAAAGACCAAATGCACGGTGGGCGTATGTTGTTTGCAGATATTCATAAATACGACCTTAAAGATTTACCACATTGGATGGAAAAACAAGTTTATTTAAATATGGGTTCCCTTTTATTAGGAGTTGCTGCATTAGGAATTGACGCTTGCCCAATGGAAGGTGTAGATGTAAAAGCTTTAGACGAAGAGTTTGGTTTACGTGAAAAAGGATATACTGCTTTAGCTGTAGTGTCTTTGGGATATAGAAAAGATACCGATTTTAATGCAAGCCTTCCAAAATCTAGATTTTCAGAAGAAGAAGTAATCACCATCTTATAA
- a CDS encoding NADP-dependent oxidoreductase has product MKAIVLEKAGGIENLVMKDINKPTINETEVLVAVKAISINPADAKVRSAEEALKMFYGKPTDVILGWDISGTVVSIGDKVSKFKVGDNVFGMVNFPGAGNAYAEFVASSEDHLAKMPSTISFEEAAATTLAALTALQVLQHTVKKDDRVLIHAGSGGVGHFAIQIAKSLGAYVVTTSSAKNKDFVMSLGADEHIDYKKQAFEEVATNIDFVLDGMGGEVLFNSLKVMRNGGSIISLPTPPPVIEEAQNKAENNVKVASMLVQSNGDDMNTLKEMLANNTLKPTIYKTFPFAEMRAAHTEVEAGRTVGKVIVTL; this is encoded by the coding sequence ATGAAAGCAATAGTATTAGAAAAAGCAGGTGGAATTGAAAACTTAGTAATGAAGGATATTAATAAACCTACAATAAACGAAACGGAAGTTTTAGTTGCAGTAAAAGCAATTAGTATTAATCCTGCGGATGCGAAAGTTAGATCGGCTGAAGAAGCTTTAAAAATGTTTTATGGAAAACCTACGGATGTTATTTTAGGTTGGGATATTTCAGGAACGGTTGTTTCTATTGGTGATAAAGTTTCAAAATTTAAAGTAGGTGATAATGTATTTGGAATGGTAAATTTCCCAGGAGCAGGAAATGCATATGCAGAATTTGTGGCTTCATCAGAAGACCATCTAGCAAAAATGCCTAGCACTATTTCATTTGAAGAAGCTGCTGCTACAACTTTGGCTGCATTAACAGCTTTGCAAGTGCTTCAACATACTGTTAAAAAAGATGACAGAGTTCTAATTCACGCTGGTTCTGGTGGTGTTGGTCATTTTGCCATTCAAATTGCTAAAAGTTTAGGAGCTTATGTAGTTACAACAAGTTCTGCTAAAAATAAAGATTTTGTAATGTCTTTAGGAGCAGATGAGCATATAGATTATAAAAAACAAGCTTTTGAAGAAGTAGCTACAAATATCGATTTTGTTTTGGACGGAATGGGAGGAGAAGTATTATTCAATTCATTAAAAGTAATGCGTAATGGTGGTTCTATAATTTCATTACCAACTCCGCCACCAGTTATTGAAGAAGCTCAAAATAAAGCAGAAAATAATGTAAAAGTAGCATCTATGTTGGTTCAATCTAATGGAGATGATATGAATACCTTAAAAGAAATGTTAGCAAACAATACTTTAAAACCAACCATTTATAAAACATTCCCTTTTGCTGAAATGAGAGCTGCTCATACAGAAGTTGAAGCAGGTAGAACGGTTGGAAAAGTAATAGTTACACTTTAA